The following proteins are encoded in a genomic region of Hoeflea phototrophica DFL-43:
- a CDS encoding CinA family protein: MIATAESCTGGLIAGAITDISGSSTVFDRGFVTYSNEAKQDMLDVKAATLEAFGAVSPQVATEMVLGARRRSRADFAVSVTGVAGPGGGSEQKPVGLVWMGLSGPGDLTGVVELRWDPSWSRDIIRAATVRAALEALVARLDERSV, translated from the coding sequence ATGATCGCCACAGCGGAATCGTGCACCGGAGGGCTAATTGCCGGGGCGATCACGGACATCTCCGGATCGTCTACGGTGTTCGACCGTGGTTTTGTGACCTATTCCAATGAGGCGAAGCAGGACATGCTCGACGTCAAAGCCGCCACGCTTGAGGCTTTTGGTGCGGTATCCCCCCAAGTGGCGACGGAGATGGTGCTCGGTGCGCGGCGGCGTTCGCGGGCCGACTTTGCGGTTTCGGTGACCGGCGTGGCAGGGCCCGGCGGCGGGTCTGAGCAAAAACCCGTCGGACTTGTCTGGATGGGATTGTCAGGCCCTGGAGACCTGACAGGTGTCGTCGAGTTGCGATGGGATCCGTCCTGGAGCCGGGATATCATCCGGGCAGCGACCGTACGTGCGGCACTTGAAGCACTTGTTGCAAGGCTTGATGAACGATCAGTCTGA
- a CDS encoding type II toxin-antitoxin system RatA family toxin: protein MPQYETTRTVPHSPRQMFDLVADVERYPEFLPLCEALSVRSSKERDGKTLLVADMTVGYKAIRETFTSQVLLKADDLAIDVKYLDGPFRYLDNRWTFEPKGESGCEVRFFIDYEFKSRVLGVLMGTMFDRAFRMFAEAFEQRAVKIYGSVPVS from the coding sequence ATGCCTCAATACGAAACCACCCGCACCGTTCCGCATTCGCCGCGCCAGATGTTTGATCTGGTCGCCGATGTCGAGCGCTATCCGGAATTCCTGCCGCTGTGCGAAGCGCTGAGCGTGCGTTCGAGCAAGGAACGTGACGGAAAGACCCTGCTGGTTGCCGACATGACCGTGGGCTACAAGGCGATCCGTGAGACGTTTACCAGCCAGGTTCTGCTGAAGGCCGATGATCTTGCCATCGATGTGAAATATCTCGATGGACCATTCCGCTATCTCGACAACAGATGGACATTCGAGCCCAAAGGCGAAAGCGGTTGCGAAGTTCGCTTCTTCATCGATTACGAATTCAAGAGCCGGGTCCTTGGCGTGCTTATGGGAACAATGTTCGATCGTGCATTCCGCATGTTCGCCGAAGCATTTGAACAGCGCGCCGTGAAGATCTATGGGAGTGTACCCGTTTCATGA
- a CDS encoding YitT family protein produces MNRLISFHDLQGLVFGVLMTSLGVVFLKAVGLVTGQTAGLALLLSYLLPFGFGPVFFAVSIPFMFLAWLKRGTDFTIKTLCAVAGISFVVPMLAAHIVIESIPPLLAAILAGACSGVGLIALFRHNASAGGLGILALIIERKTGFKTGWFQLCFDACVFLVASLVLEPMQLLYSLVGAVVLNLIIAWNFTIDQTRNSD; encoded by the coding sequence ATGAACAGACTGATTTCGTTTCACGATCTGCAGGGTCTGGTCTTTGGCGTCTTGATGACCAGCCTCGGGGTTGTGTTCCTGAAGGCGGTGGGGCTGGTGACAGGTCAAACAGCGGGTCTGGCATTGCTGTTGTCCTATCTGCTGCCCTTTGGCTTCGGGCCAGTGTTCTTTGCGGTCAGCATCCCTTTCATGTTCCTCGCCTGGCTCAAGCGTGGAACTGATTTCACCATCAAGACTCTGTGCGCTGTAGCCGGCATCTCATTTGTCGTGCCAATGCTCGCGGCCCATATTGTGATTGAGAGCATCCCGCCCTTGCTGGCGGCGATATTGGCCGGCGCTTGCAGCGGAGTAGGGCTGATCGCGCTGTTTCGCCACAATGCATCTGCGGGTGGGCTGGGAATCCTTGCGCTCATCATTGAGCGGAAAACTGGCTTCAAGACCGGTTGGTTTCAATTGTGTTTTGATGCCTGCGTCTTCCTGGTGGCCAGCCTGGTGCTCGAACCAATGCAATTGCTCTATTCGCTTGTCGGTGCTGTTGTTCTTAACCTGATCATCGCCTGGAATTTCACAATTGATCAAACCCGGAATTCAGACTGA
- a CDS encoding GNAT family N-acetyltransferase, with amino-acid sequence MHIRPATRADSADIAILDDIASSGLASHVLESGVRDGKYDRPLEFGRDGYAFIDGPYSWKNVLIAETADGIAGMSLSFELTGGLGDSGLPDPVLEPLEGLKAQAVGTRLIDSVAVYTRFRGQGIGRALVEAELARATGPSSIMTDSANARALSLYQSLGFEEQARAPLVAFSPNQTATQWVLLTRPAVYVCGAPASAH; translated from the coding sequence GTGCATATTCGCCCAGCCACACGTGCTGACAGCGCCGACATCGCCATACTCGACGACATTGCGTCATCGGGACTGGCCTCGCATGTGCTGGAATCGGGTGTGCGCGACGGCAAATATGATCGGCCGCTGGAATTCGGCCGTGACGGCTATGCCTTCATCGATGGACCATATTCCTGGAAGAATGTGCTGATTGCAGAAACCGCTGACGGCATTGCCGGCATGTCGCTCTCGTTTGAGCTGACCGGCGGCCTTGGCGATTCCGGTTTGCCTGATCCCGTGCTGGAGCCGCTCGAAGGGCTTAAGGCACAGGCTGTCGGTACCCGGTTGATCGACAGCGTCGCCGTCTATACCCGCTTTCGCGGTCAGGGCATCGGCCGGGCGCTGGTCGAGGCTGAGCTCGCCCGCGCAACCGGCCCGTCTTCGATTATGACAGACAGCGCAAATGCCCGCGCCTTGTCGCTCTATCAAAGCCTGGGCTTTGAAGAGCAGGCCCGCGCGCCACTTGTCGCTTTTTCACCAAACCAAACCGCCACACAATGGGTGCTGCTGACGCGGCCTGCAGTATATGTGTGTGGCGCGCCGGCATCCGCCCACTGA
- the lipA gene encoding lipoyl synthase, producing the protein MVTILDTTAPGPAKAEAKRVRHPEKQKRPDTEVKRKPEWIRVKAPNSKGYQETRSIVKENNLVTVCEEAGCPNIGECWDKKHATFMIMGEICTRACAFCNVITGKPNALDMNEPYNVAKAVKQMGLQHVVITSVDRDDLDDGGAEHFEKVIRSIRAASPGTTIEILTPDFLRKPGALERVVAAKPDVFNHNLETVPGNYLTVRPGARYFHSLRLLQRVKELDPSMFTKSGIMVGLGEERNEVLQLMDDLRSADVDFMTIGQYLQPTRKHHEVMKFVTPDEFKSYEKIAYTKGFLMVSSSPLTRSSHHAGDDFARLKANRDARAAATVSKN; encoded by the coding sequence ATGGTCACGATCCTCGACACCACTGCACCTGGGCCTGCGAAGGCTGAGGCCAAGCGCGTCCGCCATCCGGAAAAGCAGAAGCGGCCAGACACCGAGGTGAAGCGCAAGCCCGAGTGGATCCGCGTCAAGGCACCCAATTCCAAGGGCTATCAGGAAACCCGCTCGATCGTGAAGGAGAACAATCTCGTCACGGTCTGCGAGGAGGCCGGTTGCCCCAATATCGGCGAGTGCTGGGACAAGAAGCACGCTACCTTCATGATCATGGGTGAGATCTGCACCCGCGCTTGCGCCTTTTGCAACGTCATCACCGGCAAGCCCAACGCGCTGGATATGAACGAGCCCTACAATGTCGCCAAGGCGGTCAAGCAGATGGGCCTGCAGCACGTGGTCATCACCTCGGTCGACCGCGATGATCTCGACGACGGCGGCGCCGAGCATTTCGAGAAGGTGATCCGCTCGATCCGCGCCGCTTCTCCGGGCACAACGATTGAAATCCTGACGCCGGATTTCCTGCGCAAGCCCGGCGCGCTTGAGCGTGTTGTCGCCGCCAAGCCCGACGTCTTCAACCACAATCTCGAAACCGTGCCCGGCAATTATCTCACCGTGCGTCCCGGCGCGCGCTATTTCCACTCGCTAAGGCTGTTGCAGCGGGTCAAGGAACTTGATCCGTCCATGTTCACCAAATCGGGCATCATGGTGGGTCTGGGCGAAGAGCGCAACGAAGTGCTGCAATTGATGGACGATCTGCGCTCGGCCGACGTCGATTTCATGACCATCGGTCAGTATCTCCAGCCGACCCGAAAGCACCATGAGGTGATGAAATTCGTCACACCGGACGAGTTCAAGAGCTACGAGAAGATTGCCTACACCAAGGGCTTCCTGATGGTCTCGTCCAGCCCGCTGACACGCTCGTCGCACCACGCCGGTGATGATTTCGCCCGGCTCAAGGCCAACCGGGACGCCAGAGCGGCGGCTACAGTTTCCAAAAACTGA
- a CDS encoding YdcH family protein, protein MSHTPHELAEEFPEHVAKMHELKTSNAHFAKLFDAYHDINRAVHRAETNIEPTDDFNMESMRKERLKLKDEIYGMLAG, encoded by the coding sequence ATGTCGCACACGCCCCATGAACTTGCGGAGGAATTCCCCGAACACGTCGCGAAGATGCACGAGCTGAAAACGAGCAATGCCCATTTTGCCAAGCTCTTCGATGCCTATCACGACATCAACCGGGCCGTTCACCGCGCCGAAACCAATATTGAGCCGACTGATGATTTCAACATGGAATCAATGCGCAAGGAGCGCCTGAAGCTCAAGGACGAAATCTACGGGATGCTGGCGGGATAA
- the lpdA gene encoding dihydrolipoyl dehydrogenase: protein MANNYDVIIIGSGPGGYIAAIRAAQLGLKTAVVEREHLAGICSNWGCIPTKALLRSAEVLHLSEHAKNYGLKLEGTVIPDLEAIVKRSRGIAERMNGGVGFLMKKNKIDVIWGEAKLTKPGEIVVGKMTKKVVEPQAPLPKNTLGEGTYTAKHIIVATGARPRALPGIEPDGKLIWTYFEAMKPEKMPKSLLVMGSGAIGIEFASFYRTMGVDVTVVEVMKTVMPVEDAEISAFAKKQFDKQGMKILLEAKVTKVEKSADSVTAHVELKDGKIEKITADRMISAVGVQGNIENLGLETLGVKTERGCIVIDGYGKTNVPGIYAIGDVAGPPMLAHKAEHEAVICIEKIAGLPNVHPMDKLKIPGCTYCNPQVASVGLTEAKAKEQGLDIRVGRFPFVANGKAIALGEDQGMVKTIFDKKTGELLGAHLVGAEVTELIQGFVVAMNLETTEEDLMHTIFPHPTISETLKESVLDAYGRALNA, encoded by the coding sequence ATGGCCAATAACTACGACGTCATCATCATCGGTTCGGGCCCCGGCGGCTACATCGCAGCCATCCGCGCAGCTCAGCTGGGCCTGAAGACCGCCGTGGTCGAGCGCGAGCACCTGGCCGGCATCTGCTCCAACTGGGGCTGCATTCCAACCAAGGCGCTGCTGCGCTCTGCCGAGGTTCTCCATCTCTCCGAGCACGCCAAGAATTATGGTCTCAAGCTCGAAGGCACCGTGATCCCGGATCTTGAAGCCATCGTCAAGCGCTCGCGCGGCATCGCCGAGCGGATGAATGGCGGCGTCGGCTTCTTGATGAAAAAGAACAAGATCGATGTGATCTGGGGCGAGGCGAAACTCACCAAGCCTGGCGAGATCGTGGTCGGCAAGATGACCAAGAAGGTCGTCGAGCCGCAGGCCCCATTGCCCAAGAACACGCTGGGCGAGGGGACCTACACCGCAAAGCACATCATCGTCGCCACCGGCGCGCGCCCACGCGCTTTGCCGGGCATCGAGCCCGACGGCAAGCTGATCTGGACCTATTTCGAGGCCATGAAGCCAGAGAAGATGCCAAAGTCGCTTCTGGTCATGGGCTCCGGCGCCATCGGCATCGAGTTCGCATCGTTCTACCGCACCATGGGTGTGGATGTGACCGTGGTCGAAGTGATGAAAACCGTCATGCCGGTCGAGGATGCCGAAATCTCGGCCTTCGCCAAGAAGCAGTTCGACAAGCAGGGCATGAAGATTCTGCTCGAGGCCAAGGTCACCAAGGTTGAGAAGAGCGCCGATTCCGTCACCGCTCATGTCGAGCTCAAGGATGGCAAGATCGAGAAGATCACCGCCGACCGGATGATTTCCGCTGTCGGTGTGCAGGGCAACATCGAGAATCTTGGTCTTGAAACCTTGGGCGTGAAAACCGAGCGTGGCTGCATCGTCATCGATGGTTACGGCAAGACCAATGTTCCTGGCATTTACGCCATTGGCGACGTCGCCGGCCCACCGATGCTTGCTCATAAAGCCGAGCACGAAGCTGTCATCTGCATTGAAAAGATCGCAGGCCTGCCCAATGTCCATCCTATGGACAAGCTAAAGATCCCAGGCTGCACCTACTGCAATCCGCAGGTTGCTTCCGTTGGCCTGACCGAAGCCAAGGCCAAGGAGCAGGGCCTTGACATCCGTGTCGGCCGTTTCCCCTTTGTCGCCAACGGCAAGGCGATTGCGCTTGGCGAAGATCAGGGCATGGTCAAGACCATCTTCGATAAAAAGACCGGCGAGCTTCTCGGTGCCCATCTTGTCGGCGCGGAAGTCACGGAGCTGATCCAGGGCTTCGTCGTGGCGATGAACCTGGAGACCACCGAAGAAGATCTGATGCACACCATCTTCCCGCATCCGACGATTTCGGAAACTCTCAAGGAGAGTGTACTTGATGCCTATGGACGGGCGCTGAACGCGTGA
- a CDS encoding GlsB/YeaQ/YmgE family stress response membrane protein produces the protein MMETQMGFMAMPGVGFFGLLLIGIIAGYVAERAMKRDHGLLTNMIVGIAGSFVGGALAGVLNINYYGFAGNLVVAVVGAILILWIFSRSKRG, from the coding sequence ATGATGGAAACGCAGATGGGATTCATGGCAATGCCCGGCGTTGGCTTTTTCGGGCTTCTGCTGATCGGCATCATTGCCGGCTATGTCGCCGAAAGGGCCATGAAGCGCGACCACGGTCTGCTGACCAACATGATTGTTGGCATCGCGGGATCATTTGTCGGAGGCGCTCTCGCAGGCGTGCTCAACATAAACTACTACGGATTCGCAGGAAATCTGGTCGTCGCCGTTGTTGGTGCGATCCTGATCCTATGGATTTTCAGCCGTTCGAAGCGCGGTTGA